A window of Primulina huaijiensis isolate GDHJ02 chromosome 9, ASM1229523v2, whole genome shotgun sequence contains these coding sequences:
- the LOC140985218 gene encoding uncharacterized protein At4g06598-like isoform X2, whose protein sequence is MANSKGPSTIRSMMYNGNISLLPPISPFPSIPPGYTEYIPSSTIGSKAIPKPRGANSHHQRTSSESASMEEQPSWLDDLLNEPETHVCKGGHRRSSSDSFAYIDTTHVGSMNYVGQDDNKFKNLSPLSSWGSQDIDIDSDMQLRSFYTDPISSGIIKNKKWDTPLLSFATARGHLPFRSNPIVPNVGSLCALQDTDSNSSPSIEKQDPVETGPQDPKGAYEKKDASQAKSSSSETDTKRAKQQFAQRSRVRKLQYIAELESNVQALQANVSELYAELKFLDQECLILSMENKALKKRLKSLAQEQLIKYLENEVLEREVGRLRSLYQQQTSLPQQQEEPSSGRDSIPGQRHI, encoded by the exons ATGGCGAATTCCAAGGGACCCTCCACCATTAGAAGTATGATGTACAACGGAAATATATCCTTACTACCCCCTATAAGTCCATTTCCTAGCATACCTCCAGGATATACTGAGTACATCCCTAGTTCAACCATTGGTTCAAAAGCTATTCCTAAGCCGAGGGGTGCAAATTCCCACCATCAGCGCACTTCTTCGGAAAGTGCTTCAATGGAAGAACAACCATCATGGCTTGATGATCTCCTTAATGAGCCAGAGACCCATGTATGTAAAGGAGGTCATCGCCGCTCATCGAGTGATTCCTTTGCATATATAGACACAACTCATGTTGGAAGCATGAATTACGTTGGTCAAGATgataacaaatttaaaaatttatctccATTGTCTTCATGGGGATCTcaagatattgatattgatagtGATATGCAACTCAGGTCTTTTTATACAGACCCTATTTCTTCGGGAATAATCAAGAACAAGAAGTGGGATACACCTTTGCTTTCATTTGCAACTGCTCGTGGGCATCTTCCTTTTAGGAGCAATCCCATTGTTCCCAATGTAGGGTCATTGTGCGCTTTGCAAGATACTGATAGTAATTCATCTCCATCAATTGAGAAACAAGATCCCGTTGAAACTGGTCCACAGGATCCGAAAGGTGCCTATGAGAAAAAGGATGCATCTCAGGCCAAGTCTTCATCATCAGAAACAGACACAAAACGTGCCAAGCA GCAATTTGCTCAACGTTCAAGGGTTCGAAAGCTTCAATACATAGCTGAACTTGAAAGTAACGTCCAAGCTCTACAG GCAAACGTTTCTGAACTCTATGCTGAGCTCAAATTCCTTGACCAGGAATGTCTCATTTTAAGCATGGAGAATAAGGCACTGAAGAAACGTTTGAAAAGTTTAGCTCAGGAGCAGCTCATCAAGTATT TGGAGAACGAAGTGCTTGAGAGAGAAGTTGGAAGACTACGAAGCTTGTATCAGCAGCAAACTTCACTGCCACAACAGCAGGAG GAACCGAGCTCTGGTCGTGACTCTATACCCGGACAACGTCATATCTAG
- the LOC140985218 gene encoding uncharacterized protein At4g06598-like isoform X1 yields MANSKGPSTIRSMMYNGNISLLPPISPFPSIPPGYTEYIPSSTIGSKAIPKPRGANSHHQRTSSESASMEEQPSWLDDLLNEPETHVCKGGHRRSSSDSFAYIDTTHVGSMNYVGQDDNKFKNLSPLSSWGSQDIDIDSDMQLRSFYTDPISSGIIKNKKWDTPLLSFATARGHLPFRSNPIVPNVGSLCALQDTDSNSSPSIEKQDPVETGPQDPKGAYEKKDASQAKSSSSETDTKRAKQQFAQRSRVRKLQYIAELESNVQALQANVSELYAELKFLDQECLILSMENKALKKRLKSLAQEQLIKYLENEVLEREVGRLRSLYQQQTSLPQQQEVCFSHQRSSSKDFDQQFSNLSLKHKEPSSGRDSIPGQRHI; encoded by the exons ATGGCGAATTCCAAGGGACCCTCCACCATTAGAAGTATGATGTACAACGGAAATATATCCTTACTACCCCCTATAAGTCCATTTCCTAGCATACCTCCAGGATATACTGAGTACATCCCTAGTTCAACCATTGGTTCAAAAGCTATTCCTAAGCCGAGGGGTGCAAATTCCCACCATCAGCGCACTTCTTCGGAAAGTGCTTCAATGGAAGAACAACCATCATGGCTTGATGATCTCCTTAATGAGCCAGAGACCCATGTATGTAAAGGAGGTCATCGCCGCTCATCGAGTGATTCCTTTGCATATATAGACACAACTCATGTTGGAAGCATGAATTACGTTGGTCAAGATgataacaaatttaaaaatttatctccATTGTCTTCATGGGGATCTcaagatattgatattgatagtGATATGCAACTCAGGTCTTTTTATACAGACCCTATTTCTTCGGGAATAATCAAGAACAAGAAGTGGGATACACCTTTGCTTTCATTTGCAACTGCTCGTGGGCATCTTCCTTTTAGGAGCAATCCCATTGTTCCCAATGTAGGGTCATTGTGCGCTTTGCAAGATACTGATAGTAATTCATCTCCATCAATTGAGAAACAAGATCCCGTTGAAACTGGTCCACAGGATCCGAAAGGTGCCTATGAGAAAAAGGATGCATCTCAGGCCAAGTCTTCATCATCAGAAACAGACACAAAACGTGCCAAGCA GCAATTTGCTCAACGTTCAAGGGTTCGAAAGCTTCAATACATAGCTGAACTTGAAAGTAACGTCCAAGCTCTACAG GCAAACGTTTCTGAACTCTATGCTGAGCTCAAATTCCTTGACCAGGAATGTCTCATTTTAAGCATGGAGAATAAGGCACTGAAGAAACGTTTGAAAAGTTTAGCTCAGGAGCAGCTCATCAAGTATT TGGAGAACGAAGTGCTTGAGAGAGAAGTTGGAAGACTACGAAGCTTGTATCAGCAGCAAACTTCACTGCCACAACAGCAGGAGGTATGTTTCAGCCATCAACGTTCCAGCAGCAAAGATTTTGATCAACAATTTTCTAATCTTTCTCTGAAACACAAGGAACCGAGCTCTGGTCGTGACTCTATACCCGGACAACGTCATATCTAG
- the LOC140985217 gene encoding COBRA-like protein 6, translated as MDWIPCPFTVKNRFLDLILVASLIFSTGLVSRTYGYDPLDPNGNVTIRWDVILDSGDGKQYIHLWIVNFQLFRHVEFPGWKLSWEWPGDEVIWSIKGAEATEQGNCSAFKVSLPPHCCEKEPTIIDLLPGAPYTNQAQNCCKGGVLSSMIQDPAKYIAGIQMEIGSSGTDGHVPQVPQNFSLGLPGYTCSNPVQVPPTKFFEDQGRRRKQAIATYNVTCSYSQFRAASAPTCCVSLSAFYNETIVPCPKCSCACQGQNVSSCLRPGDLPPVLQLQPNEQPRPVVKCSHDMCPIQVHWHVKQSYRQYWRVKITITNMNYVKNYSQWNLVVLHPNLKNVTQVFSFNYKPLNQYGNINDTGMFYGIDHYNDMLLQAGVKGNVQTEMLMYKDPEIFTFREGWAFPRKISFNGQDCVMPSPDDYPRLPNSSHFNAPLSTFFMAFSLLFFLLKI; from the exons ATGGATTGGATCCCATGTCCGTTTACTGTCAAGAACAGATTCTTGGATTTAATCTTGGTTGCATCACTCATCTTTAGCACTGGTTTGGTCTCAAGAACAT ATGGTTATGATCCATTGGATCCCAATGGGAACGTTACTATCAGGTGGGATGTCATCCTAGACTCGGGTGATGGTAAACAATAT ATACATTTGTGGATAGTAAACTTCCAATTATTTCGACACGTAGAATTCCCGGGATGGAAGCTAAGCTGGGAATGGCCGGGGGATGAGGTTATATGGTCGATAAAAGGAGCtgaggcaactgaacaagggaACTGTTCTGCATTCAAAGTAAGTCTGCCGCCTCATTGCTGTGAAAAGGAGCCAACTATAATAGATCTTTTGCCTGGTGCCCCATACACCAATCAAGCACAAAATTGTTGCAAAGGGGGAGTGCTTTCATCTATGATTCAAGATCCCGCAAAATATATTGCTGGTATTCAGATGGAGATTGGAAGTTCTGGAACTGATGGTCATGTGCCTCAAGTACCTCAGAATTTTTCACTTGGACTTCCTGGATATACGTGTTCAAATCCGGTCCAGGTCCCACCAACAAAATTTTTTGAAGATCAAGGACGTAGAAGGAAACAAGCGATCG CTACATATAATGTGACCTGCTCTTACTCCCAGTTCCGAGCTGCATCTGCACCAACATGTTGTGTTTCATTGTCAGCATTTTACAACGAGACTATCGTCCCTTGCCCAAAGTGTAGCTGTGCTTGCCAAGGACAAAATGTATCATCTTGCCTTAg GCCAGGGGACTTACCTCCAGTGCTGCAGTTACAACCCAACGAACAACCAAGGCCAGTAGTGAAGTGTTCTCACGATATGTGCCCCATTCAAGTGCATTGGCATGTAAAGCAGAGTTACAGACAGTATTGGAGAGTGAAAATAACGATTACGAATATGAACTATGTCAAGAATTACAGCCAGTGGAACTTGGTGGTGTTGCACCCTAATCTCAAAAATGTTACACAAGTTTTCAGTTTCAACTACAAGCCTCTCAACCAATATGGCAACATAA atgaCACAGGAATGTTTTATGGGATTGATCATTACAATGATATGCTACTACAAGCAGGTGTAAAAGGCAATGTGCAGACAGAAATGCTGATGTACAAGGATCCTGAAATTTTCACATTTAGAGAGGGGTGGGCATTTCCAAGGAAGATTTCTTTCAACGGCCAGGATTGTGTAATGCCCTCACCAGATGATTATCCAAGGCTCCCAAATTCATCTCATTTTAATGCACCATTATCAACCTTTTTCATGGCTTTCtcacttttattttttctacTGAAAATATAA